In one Parabacteroides sp. FAFU027 genomic region, the following are encoded:
- a CDS encoding fasciclin domain-containing protein, whose protein sequence is MKRNILKTAFYNKLIVGIALAILSNLLFTACYNSDDVGGNLYTFTDKNVGEYLRNNPAQYSEFTRLLDTTGVIGLLDAYGTYSCFAPNNKAMAAFYKKKGKAKLSDFTLDSLKLIAYDHIVSGDTVLSRSFLNGQRLSQLSMSDRYFSIRISGDTTFLNNTSQIIEKDIRLHNGVVFQIGEVLNPTRFGLASVVAQDQTFSLFNEALVATGLADSLLKDKDPNYNATAYKSLESEGSWTILKVPASRKYGYTLLMESNTTMNANGITDLASMKAYAASVYDQVYPEDANISDIHDRRNSLNRFIAYHIIEKQLNVAKLIDAYDTGHMLKTIDMFEYLETMCPNTLIEVSKIRSTNKTNQLNRMPETGLAVNVVTSNSDKDASNGVYHEIDKMLVYSQDVDAMLSSKRLRFDVASFFNEFANNNMRGLGSTKYDQKNLQFYIPRGYLDRLTWSEQTTINYLTAFDAFLDYEGDEIFLSAANGKLYDFTVTTPPIPAGTYEVRFGYLTNGQRGVAQFYVDGTPAGLPLNLNNSATNSAIGYQTIGSVAEDPYGYQNDKMMRNRGYMKGPAGYTAPDLRWQTVGPARKNANSLRRILGTYTFTSAGKHQLTVKGLSNGEFMFDFLEFVPTSAIETEDIY, encoded by the coding sequence ATGAAAAGAAATATATTGAAAACAGCATTTTATAATAAACTCATTGTCGGTATAGCATTGGCAATTTTGTCGAATTTGCTATTTACCGCATGTTATAACTCTGATGATGTAGGAGGTAATCTATACACCTTCACCGATAAGAACGTCGGAGAATATCTTAGAAATAATCCGGCACAGTATTCTGAATTTACACGTTTACTGGATACGACTGGTGTAATCGGCCTTTTGGATGCTTATGGCACCTATTCCTGTTTCGCTCCCAATAATAAGGCGATGGCCGCATTTTATAAAAAGAAAGGAAAGGCTAAGTTGTCAGACTTTACTCTGGATTCATTAAAGCTTATCGCTTACGATCATATTGTAAGTGGTGATACTGTATTGTCAAGAAGCTTTTTAAATGGCCAACGTCTATCTCAGCTTTCCATGAGTGATCGCTACTTTTCGATTCGTATTTCCGGAGATACAACTTTTCTGAACAATACATCGCAGATTATCGAAAAGGATATCAGATTGCACAATGGTGTAGTATTCCAGATTGGTGAAGTTTTGAATCCTACCCGTTTTGGTCTTGCAAGTGTTGTCGCTCAGGATCAGACCTTCTCGTTATTTAACGAGGCTTTGGTAGCTACCGGGCTGGCTGATTCACTATTAAAGGATAAGGATCCAAATTATAATGCTACAGCCTACAAAAGTCTTGAAAGTGAAGGTTCATGGACTATCTTAAAAGTTCCAGCATCCAGAAAGTATGGATACACCCTATTGATGGAAAGCAACACCACCATGAATGCAAATGGAATTACCGATCTGGCTTCTATGAAAGCCTATGCTGCAAGCGTGTATGATCAGGTATATCCGGAAGATGCCAATATTTCAGACATTCATGATCGTCGTAACAGCCTTAACCGTTTTATCGCTTATCACATTATCGAAAAACAGTTGAATGTGGCTAAATTAATCGATGCGTATGATACCGGTCACATGCTTAAGACTATCGATATGTTCGAATACCTTGAAACAATGTGTCCGAATACACTTATTGAAGTTTCAAAGATCAGATCGACCAACAAAACCAATCAGTTGAACAGAATGCCCGAAACCGGATTGGCTGTCAATGTTGTAACGTCAAATAGTGATAAAGATGCTTCAAACGGGGTATATCACGAAATTGATAAAATGTTGGTTTATAGCCAGGATGTTGATGCTATGTTATCCAGTAAGCGTCTGCGTTTTGATGTTGCCAGTTTCTTTAATGAGTTTGCTAATAACAATATGCGCGGGTTAGGAAGTACCAAATATGATCAAAAGAACCTTCAGTTTTACATTCCGCGAGGATATCTAGACCGATTAACATGGTCAGAGCAAACCACTATAAATTATTTAACTGCATTTGATGCGTTTCTGGATTATGAGGGCGATGAGATCTTTCTGAGTGCTGCAAACGGTAAGCTTTACGACTTTACGGTGACTACTCCTCCGATCCCAGCTGGAACTTATGAGGTTCGTTTCGGATATCTGACTAACGGACAACGCGGTGTTGCTCAATTCTATGTTGATGGTACACCGGCCGGATTGCCACTTAACCTCAATAACTCAGCCACTAACTCTGCAATTGGTTATCAGACAATCGGTTCTGTTGCAGAGGACCCATACGGATATCAGAATGATAAAATGATGCGTAACCGTGGATATATGAAAGGTCCTGCTGGCTATACTGCACCTGACCTAAGATGGCAGACAGTTGGCCCGGCTCGTAAAAATGCCAACTCTTTACGGCGCATTTTAGGAACATATACCTTTACCTCAGCAGGAAAACACCAATTGACAGTAAAAGGGTTGAGTAACGGAGAGTTTATGTTTGACTTCCTGGAGTTTGTGCCAACAAGTGCAATTGAAACTGAAGATATTTATTGA
- a CDS encoding fasciclin domain-containing protein: protein MRKRIYGLPLFTLCLITLLLGSCKDDWDSHFYPEINGKSNLSLYEYIQSRPDMSTFAQLLKSKGYDSTLNSAQTFTVWAPTNSSLSGFNVNDTLAVRRLLQNHITQFSIPTAGITSKTLTMLNNKLLTFAGSGSDYSLAGKPIVEADKAMRNGIVHVLGNYVPYKLNVWEYLNEKPGLDSVRTFVNSLTQKKYDASTSFNADGVFVDSVFYDYNPVFTYLCKMKSEDSTYTTVFPDNAAWSEAYNRIFPFFKTLPASGGTATQVAYAKSTLIQDLFFSGKITVPSQKDTVVSTNGNKISNINEIIGGIQPDTLSNGLAYKTSLLKHKATESWYKEIRPEAEYIYATDSLKSNYSMVATSSIGTGVSVSNKYYLTCVPTTTSSISKLYVRFPIPNTLSTKYNIYCRFVPSSIVDTADKRPYKVKFYMTYVDANGNKVNAVAPYSKAGFDANHKLTTVTSQIATFTTDGSSPTKMLVAENFQFPFCNIVDQSGSSTTSEKTSVFLKVENVTGTSTTETKNYNRTIRIDCIILEPVQ, encoded by the coding sequence ATGAGAAAAAGAATTTATGGTCTTCCTCTATTCACGCTTTGTTTGATAACATTGCTGTTAGGATCATGTAAGGATGACTGGGATAGCCACTTTTATCCGGAAATCAACGGAAAGAGTAATTTGAGTTTATACGAATATATCCAGTCTCGTCCCGATATGAGCACGTTTGCACAACTGCTTAAATCAAAAGGATATGATAGTACATTAAACAGCGCCCAGACTTTCACGGTATGGGCGCCGACTAACAGCTCATTAAGTGGTTTTAATGTAAATGATACGCTGGCTGTGCGTCGGCTTCTACAAAACCACATTACGCAGTTTTCCATTCCAACGGCTGGGATCACAAGTAAAACCCTGACCATGTTGAATAATAAGTTACTTACTTTCGCCGGAAGCGGATCTGATTACAGCCTGGCGGGAAAGCCGATCGTAGAGGCGGATAAAGCAATGAGAAATGGTATTGTACATGTGTTGGGTAATTATGTGCCTTATAAGCTGAATGTATGGGAATACCTGAATGAAAAACCCGGACTTGATTCGGTACGTACTTTTGTTAATTCGTTGACACAAAAGAAATACGATGCCAGTACCAGTTTCAATGCTGACGGTGTTTTTGTTGACTCTGTATTTTACGATTACAATCCGGTCTTTACCTATCTGTGTAAAATGAAGTCGGAAGACAGTACTTATACTACCGTTTTCCCTGACAATGCTGCCTGGTCAGAGGCATACAACCGCATTTTTCCGTTCTTCAAAACATTGCCTGCAAGCGGAGGGACAGCTACTCAGGTAGCTTATGCTAAATCAACGCTGATTCAGGATCTGTTTTTCAGCGGAAAAATTACAGTTCCGAGTCAAAAAGATACTGTGGTTTCAACGAATGGAAATAAAATCTCAAATATAAATGAGATAATCGGTGGAATACAGCCTGACACTTTAAGTAACGGACTTGCTTATAAGACGAGTCTCCTGAAGCACAAAGCGACCGAGTCGTGGTATAAGGAAATCCGCCCGGAAGCTGAGTATATTTACGCAACAGACTCATTGAAAAGTAACTATTCAATGGTTGCAACCTCAAGTATTGGTACCGGAGTCTCAGTTTCTAACAAATATTATTTGACTTGCGTTCCGACTACAACTAGTAGTATATCTAAATTGTATGTAAGATTCCCGATCCCTAATACTTTATCCACTAAATACAATATCTATTGCCGGTTCGTACCGTCATCTATTGTTGATACAGCAGATAAAAGACCATATAAAGTTAAGTTTTATATGACTTATGTTGATGCTAATGGTAATAAAGTAAATGCAGTGGCTCCGTATAGTAAAGCCGGATTTGATGCAAATCATAAGTTGACCACCGTAACATCTCAGATTGCCACATTTACAACAGATGGATCATCACCAACTAAAATGCTGGTGGCTGAGAATTTTCAGTTCCCGTTCTGTAACATTGTAGATCAATCCGGAAGTTCTACCACGTCAGAAAAAACGTCTGTATTTCTGAAGGTGGAGAATGTGACCGGAACTTCAACTACCGAAACGAAAAATTACAACCGAACAATACGCATTGACTGTATTATTCTGGAACCTGTACAATAG